In the genome of Neodiprion pinetum isolate iyNeoPine1 chromosome 2, iyNeoPine1.2, whole genome shotgun sequence, one region contains:
- the LOC124213073 gene encoding uncharacterized protein, with protein sequence MSVCESVFTYKPILACACFSFLVRRYISVRCTQTAYAALAKRSAGRYRGRSLVFSHISRAVVDSESSFAPSGLSTIKYFGNIWNQLYLQTFQPAMANLTLFLLIVICACVFVNAQDSTFGQKQNEGQTFEEVIVSSDLNVRRKSKENRQGKQLLTNIPLATIGKTGSPTVSRLISNDGSRVELQKRNRRSDFTKNRLNLGAAEYLLHSSK encoded by the exons ATGTCCGTATGCGAGTCTGTCTTCACGTATAAACCGATTCTCGCGTGTGCGTGTTTCTCATTTCTTGTACGCAGGTATATATCTGTCCGATGTACACAAACCGCATATGCTGCACTAGCCAAGAGGTCTGCAGGTAGGTACCGAGGCCGTTCCTTGGTCTTCAGCCACATTTCTCGTGCGGTTGTCGACTCGGAAAGTTCCTTCGCTCCATCTGGATTATCGAC aaTCAAATATTTCGGCAACATTTGGAATCAACTGTATTTACAAACGTTTCAACCAGCAATGGCAAATCTTACCCTCTTTCTCCTGATCGTAATCTGTGCCTGCGTTTTCGTCAACGCCCAAGACTCGACCTTCGGCCAAAAAC AAAACGAAGGCCAGACCTTCGAGGAGGTCATAGTTTCCTCGGATTTGAATGTCCGCCGAAAATCGAAGGAAAATCGTCAGGGCAAACAACTTTTGACCAATATTCCACTGGCTACGATAGGAAAGACCGGAAGTCCAACTGTTTCTCGGCTCATTTCGAACGACGGAAGCCGCGTTGAGCTCCAAAAAAGAAATCGCCGTAGcgattttaccaaaaacaG gcTCAACTTGGGCGCAGCGGAATACCTGCTGCACTCTTCGAAATGA
- the LOC124213076 gene encoding uncharacterized protein produces the protein MARHLTPSILIIVLCGLALEGFAKPLETVAISEPSDENASLVREARSPQFGFFNNDYNDYSDIRPRHLKHKHKPKPTYTPIVIQGGHQQGGCRSHGCGSYNKPNSGGTTFAGAFAGSSNGGSNTHSNAEAAAINFGPISLSYATASSGRKYGNQGYGDYGNYGGYGGFDY, from the exons ATGGCCAGACATTTGACGCCTTCGATCCTCATTATCGTTCTCTGTGGTCTAGCTCTTGAGGGATTTGCCAAGCCCCTGGAAACAGTCGCGATTTCCGAACCCTCCGACGAAAATG CCTCCCTCGTGAGAGAAGCGCGCTCTCCGCAGTTTGGATTCTTCAACAACGATTACAATGATTATTCGGACATACGCCCGCGTCATTTGAAGCACAAGCATAAGCCCAAGCCGACGTATACTCCAATCGTTATACAAGGTGGACATCAACAAGGTGGCTGCAGGAGTCACGGTTGCGG GTCCTACAACAAGCCAAATTCTGGGGGTACGACATTCGCCGGGGCTTTTGCGGGATCATCAAATGGCGGAAGCAACACTCACAGCAACGCCGAGGCCGCCGCCATCAATTTCGGTCCCATCAGTCTCAGTTACGCCACCGCTTCTTCCGGCAGAAAATACGGCAACCAGGGTTACGGAGACTATGGAAATTACGGTGGTTACGGAGG ATTCGATTACTAA